Proteins co-encoded in one Amphritea atlantica genomic window:
- a CDS encoding DUF484 family protein: MSDNTPETIRPADAASDETNAEISAAQVAEYLQQHPDFFSGNEYLLEKLYVPHQRGTSVSLVERQTSLLRQKNRELHDYLGDMIGVARENDIQFSKTKKMILALMDAETLDDVAVAIDESLCQDFNSDTTALVLFSDEPEEQNNLRLMPRSDASAIDALVDQSQTRCGSLTELQNQFMFREQAFKVKSAAAVPLVKGETLGLLAIGSFDATYFQSNQGTLFLDYIGQALSRVVSPLLQGRKA, from the coding sequence ATGAGCGATAATACGCCAGAAACGATCAGACCAGCAGACGCCGCGTCTGACGAGACTAATGCTGAAATCAGCGCCGCACAGGTTGCTGAATATCTGCAACAGCATCCGGATTTCTTCAGCGGCAATGAATATTTGCTGGAAAAACTGTATGTACCCCATCAGCGGGGTACCTCCGTTTCGCTGGTGGAACGCCAGACCAGTCTGCTACGGCAGAAAAACCGGGAGTTGCACGATTATCTCGGTGATATGATCGGTGTCGCACGGGAAAATGATATCCAGTTCAGTAAAACCAAGAAGATGATTCTGGCGCTGATGGATGCCGAAACCCTCGACGACGTGGCGGTCGCCATCGATGAAAGCCTGTGTCAGGACTTTAACAGTGATACCACCGCGCTGGTGCTGTTCAGTGATGAGCCGGAAGAGCAGAATAATCTGCGCTTGATGCCCCGCAGTGATGCCTCAGCGATTGATGCGCTGGTGGATCAGTCACAGACCCGTTGCGGAAGCCTGACCGAACTGCAAAACCAGTTTATGTTCCGCGAACAGGCCTTCAAGGTGAAATCGGCCGCAGCGGTACCTCTGGTGAAAGGTGAAACGCTGGGGTTGTTGGCGATTGGCAGCTTCGACGCGACCTATTTCCAAAGCAATCAGGGCACCCTGTTTCTCGACTATATCGGTCAGGCACTGAGTCGGGTGGTCTCTCCATTGTTGCAGGGTCGCAAGGCCTGA
- the dapF gene encoding diaminopimelate epimerase → MLVRFTKMHGLGNDFLVLDTVTQKVKVNSAIVARLGDRNFGVGFDQMLIVEPPTNPDMDFRYRIFNADGSEVEHCGNGARCFAKFVRDKRLTAKETIAVETQKGPIYLTITEDKQVVVDMGVPVLEPQQIPFSADHQAATYPIEVEDRTVQISAVSMGNPHGVLVVDAVDKAPVETWGPVLEAHPKFPAKANIGFMEVISGAEIRLRVYERGAGETKACGTGACAAVVAGRLRGLLDDKVTVHLPGGTLLIEWAGEGESLIMTGPATTVYEGQIFI, encoded by the coding sequence ATGTTAGTTCGATTTACAAAAATGCATGGGCTGGGCAATGACTTTCTGGTGCTGGATACCGTGACTCAGAAAGTGAAGGTTAATTCTGCCATTGTTGCGCGTCTTGGGGACCGGAATTTTGGCGTCGGTTTTGATCAGATGCTGATCGTAGAGCCGCCAACGAACCCCGATATGGATTTCCGTTACCGGATTTTTAATGCGGATGGCAGCGAAGTCGAACATTGCGGTAATGGTGCCCGTTGTTTTGCTAAATTTGTCCGCGACAAGCGTCTGACGGCGAAAGAAACCATTGCGGTTGAAACCCAGAAGGGACCGATCTACCTGACTATCACTGAAGATAAGCAGGTGGTTGTGGATATGGGGGTGCCGGTACTGGAGCCTCAGCAGATCCCCTTTAGCGCCGACCATCAGGCCGCTACTTATCCGATCGAAGTTGAGGACCGTACTGTTCAGATCAGCGCGGTGTCTATGGGGAATCCCCATGGCGTGCTGGTGGTTGATGCGGTTGATAAGGCGCCGGTTGAAACTTGGGGGCCGGTGCTGGAGGCTCATCCTAAGTTTCCGGCTAAAGCGAATATCGGTTTTATGGAAGTAATCAGCGGCGCCGAGATCCGTTTGCGTGTCTATGAACGGGGCGCGGGTGAAACAAAAGCCTGTGGTACCGGCGCCTGTGCGGCGGTTGTAGCGGGCCGTTTACGCGGGTTGCTGGATGATAAAGTGACAGTTCACCTGCCAGGTGGCACACTTCTGATTGAGTGGGCCGGTGAGGGTGAATCTCTGATTATGACCGGGCCAGCCACGACTGTGTATGAAGGGCAGATTTTTATATGA
- the lysA gene encoding diaminopimelate decarboxylase gives MDNFQYLNGRLCAEEVPVSRIAEEFGTPTYIYSRDALERAYLDYAQALEGRDALVCYAVKANSNIGVLNVLARLGAGFDIVSLGELERVIKAGGDPAKVVFSGVAKREDEMRRALELGIHCFNVESEAELDRLNKVASELDKVAAISLRVNPDVDAGTHPYISTGLKDNKFGVAIDDAVRIYTYADSLSHLDVQGVDCHIGSQLTEIAPFLDALERLLLLIDTLAEQGITIKHLDLGGGLGVCYTDEVPPTPQEYIAAVIDKLGDRPLKLVFEPGRSIAANAGILITKVEFLKCTEHKNFAIIDGAMNDLIRPALYSAYMEIIPAEMRETGETRCFDLVGPVCESGDFLGKDRELNIEPGDLLAVCSAGAYGFGMSSNYNTRNRAAEVMVDDNQVHLIRKRETIADQLRGETVLPG, from the coding sequence ATGGATAATTTTCAATATTTGAACGGCCGTCTCTGCGCCGAAGAAGTGCCGGTCAGCCGGATCGCCGAAGAGTTTGGCACGCCGACCTATATCTATTCCCGTGATGCGCTGGAACGCGCTTATCTGGATTATGCTCAGGCACTTGAAGGCCGTGATGCGCTGGTCTGTTATGCGGTAAAAGCTAACTCAAATATTGGTGTGCTGAATGTACTGGCCCGTCTCGGTGCGGGGTTTGATATTGTCTCTCTGGGTGAACTGGAGCGGGTTATCAAGGCCGGAGGCGACCCTGCAAAGGTGGTGTTTTCCGGTGTCGCCAAGCGTGAAGATGAGATGCGCCGGGCACTGGAGCTGGGGATTCACTGCTTTAATGTGGAATCTGAGGCGGAACTGGATCGTCTCAATAAAGTCGCCAGTGAGCTGGATAAAGTGGCGGCGATCTCGCTGCGGGTTAATCCCGATGTGGATGCCGGTACGCATCCTTATATTTCCACCGGCCTGAAGGATAATAAGTTCGGTGTGGCGATCGATGATGCCGTGCGTATCTATACCTATGCCGATAGCCTGAGCCATCTGGATGTGCAGGGTGTGGATTGCCATATCGGTTCCCAGCTAACGGAGATTGCACCGTTTCTGGATGCACTGGAGCGGCTGTTATTGTTGATTGATACTCTGGCAGAGCAGGGGATCACGATCAAACATCTGGATCTGGGTGGTGGTCTGGGGGTGTGTTATACCGATGAGGTGCCACCGACACCCCAAGAGTATATCGCGGCAGTGATTGACAAACTGGGTGATCGCCCACTTAAACTGGTCTTTGAGCCGGGTCGTTCCATCGCGGCGAATGCGGGCATACTGATCACTAAGGTGGAGTTCCTGAAGTGCACAGAGCATAAGAATTTTGCCATCATTGATGGGGCAATGAATGATCTGATCCGCCCGGCGCTTTACAGTGCCTATATGGAGATTATTCCGGCAGAGATGCGTGAAACGGGTGAAACACGCTGTTTTGACCTGGTCGGTCCGGTCTGTGAATCAGGCGATTTTCTGGGCAAAGACCGGGAGCTGAATATCGAACCGGGTGATCTGTTGGCGGTCTGCTCTGCCGGTGCTTATGGCTTTGGGATGAGCTCGAATTACAATACCCGCAACCGGGCAGCCGAGGTGATGGTGGACGATAACCAGGTTCACCTGATTCGTAAGCGCGAAACGATTGCTGACCAGTTGCGTGGTGAAACTGTTCTGCCGGGCTGA
- a CDS encoding lipoprotein encodes MKACWIAIFFSVLLISGCGQKGKLYLPDEAPEQTQQQSQ; translated from the coding sequence GTGAAAGCCTGTTGGATCGCCATTTTTTTCAGTGTCCTGTTGATCAGTGGTTGCGGACAGAAAGGTAAACTTTACCTGCCCGACGAAGCGCCGGAACAGACACAGCAGCAGTCGCAGTAA
- the cyaY gene encoding iron donor protein CyaY yields MNESEFNQRVDDTLELIEEVLDEAESDIDVINNGGVLTIICENKTQVILTRQTPVKQLWLAARSGGFHFDFNGETWIRDSDSARLNNVLSDIFSEQAGEQFSFDL; encoded by the coding sequence ATGAACGAATCTGAATTTAACCAACGCGTTGATGACACCCTGGAGCTGATTGAGGAGGTCCTGGATGAGGCGGAATCTGATATCGACGTTATCAATAACGGCGGTGTGCTGACCATCATCTGTGAAAATAAAACTCAGGTAATCCTGACCCGTCAGACTCCGGTTAAACAGCTCTGGCTGGCGGCCCGTAGCGGCGGTTTCCACTTCGACTTCAACGGCGAAACCTGGATCCGCGACAGTGATAGCGCGCGGCTGAATAATGTCCTGAGCGACATCTTCTCTGAACAGGCTGGCGAACAGTTCAGCTTCGATCTGTAA
- a CDS encoding D-sedoheptulose 7-phosphate isomerase, translated as MSFESALQRHMQTFNRLPEIQADVQALADQVAATFAAGGKLLFMGNGGSAADSQHLAAEFVVRYKAERRALPAIALTVDSSILTAHSNDYSFDSVFTRQIEALCRPDDLVIGLSTSGNSANVISAIEAAQQIGAICWAWTGESGGKLDSIADHLIKAPSTETARIQEAHIFIGHWLCEEMDRLLGSA; from the coding sequence ATGTCATTTGAAAGCGCACTGCAACGCCATATGCAAACCTTTAACCGTCTGCCGGAAATTCAGGCTGATGTTCAGGCGCTCGCCGATCAGGTTGCGGCAACCTTTGCCGCGGGTGGTAAGCTGCTGTTTATGGGTAACGGAGGCAGTGCCGCGGATAGTCAGCACCTGGCGGCTGAGTTTGTCGTCCGCTATAAAGCGGAGCGTCGGGCGCTGCCCGCCATTGCGTTAACCGTAGACAGCTCAATTCTGACCGCCCACTCCAACGACTACAGTTTCGATTCGGTATTCACCCGGCAGATCGAAGCGCTTTGTCGCCCCGATGATCTGGTGATCGGGCTGTCGACCTCGGGTAACAGCGCAAATGTAATCAGCGCGATTGAAGCGGCGCAACAGATCGGCGCCATCTGCTGGGCATGGACCGGAGAAAGTGGAGGAAAACTCGACTCAATTGCCGACCACCTGATTAAAGCGCCCAGCACCGAAACCGCCCGGATTCAGGAGGCCCATATTTTTATCGGCCACTGGCTCTGTGAAGAGATGGACCGGCTGCTCGGTTCAGCATAG
- the waaA gene encoding lipid IV(A) 3-deoxy-D-manno-octulosonic acid transferase, with the protein MARLLYSLLFYCLTPLILLKLWMRGRQSPEYRRRWGERFGFVPSYSGGGGERPIWIHAVSFGETMAIIPLVEKLLAERPEIPVFITSMTPTGSARVQHHFGDRVGHAYCPYDLPCALSRFHRRIQPRSCVIVETELWPNLIHSCAKREIPVLVTNARLSARSAAGYQRFNWLTRPMLQEITGIAAQNRDDGERFIALGLAADRLQVTGSIKFDIDAPAEVTEEAGKLRAAWGAERPVIIAASTHDDEESQLLSVYRDLRSRYHNLLLILVPRHPERFSTIYDQSVKSGFRTCRRSVSPLPAADCEVYLGDTMGELMTLYSAADIAFVGGSLIERGGHNPLEPAVLGKPVIMGPHVYNFHQIVATLEQELALQVVAGPEVLQQTIAELLDHPDQARAMGTRGRNCITANRGALDQQLTLVKQMAGLQ; encoded by the coding sequence ATGGCCCGATTGCTCTATTCGCTGCTGTTTTACTGTCTGACACCATTGATATTGCTGAAGCTCTGGATGCGCGGACGTCAGAGTCCGGAGTATAGGCGTCGCTGGGGAGAGCGGTTTGGTTTTGTGCCCAGTTACAGCGGGGGGGGCGGGGAACGGCCGATCTGGATACATGCGGTGTCTTTTGGCGAAACCATGGCCATTATCCCGTTAGTTGAAAAACTGCTGGCTGAACGGCCCGAGATCCCGGTGTTTATTACCAGTATGACGCCGACCGGCAGTGCCCGTGTGCAGCACCATTTTGGTGATCGTGTGGGGCACGCCTATTGTCCTTATGATCTGCCCTGTGCTCTGAGTCGTTTTCATCGGCGCATACAGCCCCGCAGCTGTGTGATTGTTGAGACCGAACTCTGGCCCAATCTTATCCACAGTTGTGCTAAACGTGAGATACCGGTGCTGGTGACCAATGCCCGTTTATCGGCCCGCTCTGCCGCCGGTTATCAGCGGTTTAACTGGCTCACCCGGCCGATGCTGCAAGAGATCACGGGTATCGCAGCACAAAATCGTGATGATGGTGAGCGATTTATTGCACTGGGGCTGGCTGCGGACAGACTGCAGGTGACGGGTAGCATTAAGTTTGATATCGACGCACCGGCAGAGGTCACCGAAGAAGCCGGAAAACTGCGCGCTGCCTGGGGCGCGGAACGTCCGGTTATCATCGCTGCCAGTACCCATGACGACGAAGAGTCGCAACTGCTCAGTGTCTACCGTGATCTCAGATCCCGCTATCATAATCTTCTGCTGATTCTGGTGCCCCGACATCCGGAGCGCTTCTCGACGATCTACGATCAGAGTGTTAAATCCGGATTCCGTACTTGCCGCCGAAGTGTTTCACCATTGCCCGCGGCTGACTGTGAGGTCTATCTGGGGGATACCATGGGTGAGTTGATGACGCTCTATAGCGCTGCCGATATCGCTTTTGTGGGCGGCAGCCTGATTGAACGGGGCGGACACAATCCGCTGGAACCTGCGGTGCTGGGTAAGCCGGTGATAATGGGGCCCCACGTGTATAACTTTCATCAGATTGTGGCGACCCTAGAGCAGGAGCTGGCGTTGCAGGTGGTTGCCGGCCCTGAGGTATTACAGCAGACCATCGCTGAGCTGCTGGATCATCCTGATCAGGCCCGCGCGATGGGTACCAGAGGACGTAACTGCATTACCGCGAATCGGGGCGCGCTGGATCAGCAACTGACGCTGGTGAAACAGATGGCCGGTCTTCAGTAA
- a CDS encoding FAD-dependent oxidoreductase, protein MQTIKTDLVILGGGIAGLWLLNRALQQGYDALLLETGTLGGAQSVRSQGIIHGGTKYALNGVLTQASSSIADMPSRWRACIEGSGELDLSTAHILSEAHYMWSKASLGSKMTTFFASKALKGRVETISPDQRPRVFNHPSFRGNLYRLNEIVLDVPSVIEALAKPHLQRIIKVTADQLQLVTKEGEIQGVQLPELRIEAQRYITTAGEGTEALLQQLNIKQPQMQRRPLHMVMVRHDSDLPTFAHCISSGSKPVVTITTHPASNGEQVWYLGGDLAETGVSLSQQQQIEKAQKLITELLPWVELKNARWACFHINRAEPKQSSLTRPDAAFAQAAGNCIISWPTKLALAPDLADQILTILDEQNIVPENSADTVITDQLPRPEIAEPLWETLFC, encoded by the coding sequence ATGCAAACGATAAAGACAGATCTGGTTATTCTTGGTGGCGGTATCGCAGGTCTGTGGCTGCTGAACCGGGCGCTACAACAGGGGTATGATGCGCTCCTGCTGGAAACAGGCACGCTCGGTGGGGCCCAATCGGTACGTTCCCAGGGGATCATCCATGGCGGTACCAAATACGCGCTCAATGGCGTGCTGACACAAGCTTCCAGCAGCATTGCCGATATGCCATCCCGCTGGCGTGCCTGCATTGAGGGTTCTGGTGAGCTGGATCTGAGTACAGCACATATTCTCTCAGAGGCCCACTATATGTGGTCTAAAGCCTCGCTGGGCTCAAAAATGACCACCTTTTTTGCCAGTAAAGCGCTGAAAGGCCGAGTTGAAACCATTTCTCCCGATCAGCGCCCCCGAGTATTCAACCACCCCAGCTTTCGTGGCAACCTCTATCGCCTCAACGAAATAGTGCTGGATGTCCCCTCTGTCATTGAAGCTCTGGCGAAGCCCCACCTTCAACGTATCATTAAAGTCACAGCAGATCAGCTGCAGCTGGTCACGAAAGAGGGGGAAATCCAGGGGGTACAGCTGCCTGAACTGCGAATCGAGGCACAACGCTACATCACGACCGCCGGTGAAGGCACAGAGGCGCTACTACAACAACTGAATATTAAGCAGCCACAGATGCAGCGCAGACCCCTGCATATGGTGATGGTTCGCCACGATTCGGACCTGCCAACCTTTGCCCACTGCATCAGCAGTGGCAGCAAACCCGTCGTGACGATCACCACTCACCCCGCCAGTAATGGCGAACAGGTCTGGTATCTGGGTGGCGATCTGGCGGAAACCGGTGTCAGCTTGTCTCAACAGCAGCAGATCGAAAAAGCACAAAAGCTGATTACAGAGCTGCTGCCCTGGGTTGAACTGAAAAATGCCCGCTGGGCCTGCTTTCATATTAATCGGGCGGAACCGAAACAGTCATCACTCACCCGGCCCGACGCTGCATTTGCCCAAGCCGCCGGCAACTGCATTATCAGTTGGCCCACCAAGCTGGCCCTGGCTCCCGATCTGGCCGATCAGATACTGACCATACTGGATGAGCAGAACATTGTCCCTGAAAACAGCGCCGATACCGTTATCACCGATCAGTTGCCCCGCCCCGAAATTGCGGAACCGCTATGGGAGACTCTGTTTTGCTGA
- a CDS encoding aldo/keto reductase, with amino-acid sequence MGDSVLLTLRKIAGTDLRVSPVGLGTVKLGRDKGVKYPTGFTIPDDQQARRLLDLSRDLGINLLDTAPAYGNSEERLGPLLQNQRNHWLICSKVGEEFNPQTGESHFNFTPEHVRFSVERSLKRLQTDVIDILLVHSDGNDMDVIQRYGILEQLELLKSEGKIRAGGMSTKTIEGGIETLKRSDIAMVTYNLDYREELPVIDYALAADKGIFIKKALASGHISQGADTDPVRASFDLVLGHPGVSSAIIGTINPDHLHANVVAATESLSEGPQKN; translated from the coding sequence ATGGGAGACTCTGTTTTGCTGACACTGAGAAAGATCGCCGGTACTGACCTTAGGGTAAGCCCGGTCGGGCTTGGTACGGTCAAACTGGGACGGGATAAAGGGGTAAAATATCCCACTGGCTTTACTATCCCGGATGATCAACAGGCACGCAGACTTCTCGACCTCAGCCGGGATCTGGGAATCAACCTGCTGGATACCGCGCCCGCTTACGGTAATAGTGAAGAGCGATTAGGACCGTTACTGCAAAACCAGCGAAATCACTGGCTGATCTGCAGCAAAGTGGGCGAGGAGTTTAATCCTCAGACAGGCGAATCCCATTTTAACTTTACACCTGAGCATGTTCGATTCAGTGTCGAGCGGAGTCTGAAACGACTGCAAACCGATGTCATCGATATTCTCTTAGTGCATTCCGATGGTAATGATATGGACGTTATCCAGCGATACGGCATTCTGGAACAACTGGAACTGTTAAAATCTGAAGGCAAGATTCGCGCTGGAGGAATGTCGACGAAGACGATCGAGGGGGGGATAGAAACACTCAAGCGTTCAGATATCGCGATGGTGACTTACAACCTGGATTACCGGGAAGAACTTCCGGTCATTGATTATGCGCTGGCGGCAGATAAAGGGATCTTTATTAAAAAAGCCCTGGCTTCAGGACATATCTCCCAGGGAGCCGATACCGATCCGGTGCGTGCCAGTTTCGATCTGGTTCTCGGCCATCCCGGAGTCAGCAGCGCTATCATTGGCACCATCAACCCAGACCATCTGCACGCCAACGTCGTTGCCGCAACAGAGAGCCTGAGCGAAGGCCCGCAAAAAAATTAA
- the hldE gene encoding bifunctional D-glycero-beta-D-manno-heptose-7-phosphate kinase/D-glycero-beta-D-manno-heptose 1-phosphate adenylyltransferase HldE: MKLVMPRLDKAQVLVVGDLMLDRYWHGPTSRISPEAPVPVVKVDQREDRPGGAANVALNITALGGGVSLVGIVGQDEAGQALQQQLESARVNCQFCISNTEPTITKLRVLSRHQQLIRLDFEERFGAGHRFELQQQVESLLGSVSALVLSDYDKGTLSDPQLLIGAARKAGIPVLVDPKGTDFERYRGATLLTPNMGEFEAVAGRCHSERELVEKAQLLVAQLGLDALLVTRSEQGMTLIKPGQNEIHFPAHAREVFDVTGAGDTVISTLATALAAGESLEIATGLANIAAGIVVGKLGTAAISGPELRRAVNQAQGSERGVVSDEQLLIALEDARAAGEKIVFTNGCFDILHAGHVGYLEQARAQGDRLVLAINDDDSVRRLKGEGRPINPVERRKAVLAGLEAVDWVVSFAEDTPERLLEQIRPEVLVKGGDYGLDQVVGGEFVKSYGGEVKVLSFLDNCSTTAIVEKIQGS; this comes from the coding sequence ATGAAACTGGTAATGCCACGATTAGATAAGGCACAGGTGTTAGTTGTTGGTGATCTGATGCTGGATCGCTACTGGCATGGCCCCACTTCAAGAATCTCGCCGGAAGCACCGGTGCCGGTGGTTAAAGTGGATCAGCGTGAGGATCGTCCCGGAGGGGCTGCGAACGTGGCGCTGAATATTACGGCGCTGGGGGGCGGCGTCTCTCTGGTGGGCATTGTCGGACAGGATGAAGCGGGCCAGGCGTTGCAACAACAGCTCGAATCAGCCCGGGTTAACTGTCAGTTCTGTATCAGTAACACTGAGCCAACCATTACTAAACTCCGGGTACTCAGTCGTCATCAGCAACTGATTCGTCTGGATTTCGAAGAACGTTTCGGTGCCGGCCATCGTTTCGAATTGCAGCAGCAGGTTGAATCGCTGCTGGGTTCTGTCAGCGCGCTGGTGTTATCGGATTACGATAAGGGGACTCTGAGTGATCCGCAGCTGCTGATCGGCGCGGCCCGAAAGGCCGGGATTCCGGTATTGGTTGATCCAAAAGGGACTGATTTTGAGCGCTATCGGGGAGCAACCCTGCTGACCCCCAATATGGGTGAGTTTGAAGCGGTCGCAGGACGCTGTCACTCGGAGCGGGAACTGGTGGAAAAAGCTCAGTTACTGGTTGCTCAGCTGGGGCTGGATGCTCTGTTGGTGACCCGCAGTGAGCAGGGCATGACACTGATAAAACCCGGACAGAACGAGATTCACTTTCCTGCGCATGCCCGGGAGGTCTTTGATGTGACCGGTGCTGGCGATACCGTGATCTCGACGCTGGCGACAGCACTGGCGGCTGGGGAGTCACTTGAAATTGCCACCGGGCTGGCGAATATTGCGGCGGGTATTGTCGTGGGTAAACTGGGTACTGCAGCGATCAGTGGGCCGGAACTGCGCCGTGCGGTTAATCAGGCCCAGGGATCCGAGCGGGGTGTGGTCAGTGACGAACAGCTGCTGATTGCCCTGGAGGATGCCCGCGCGGCCGGGGAGAAGATCGTCTTTACCAATGGCTGCTTCGATATTCTTCATGCAGGACATGTGGGTTATCTGGAGCAGGCCCGAGCGCAGGGTGACCGGCTGGTGCTGGCGATCAATGATGATGATTCCGTTCGTCGGCTGAAGGGCGAGGGTCGTCCTATTAATCCCGTTGAGCGGCGTAAAGCGGTATTGGCCGGGCTGGAAGCGGTGGACTGGGTCGTCAGTTTTGCCGAGGACACCCCTGAGCGGCTGTTAGAGCAGATCCGTCCGGAGGTTCTGGTCAAAGGCGGCGATTATGGTCTCGATCAGGTGGTGGGTGGCGAATTTGTGAAAAGTTATGGCGGTGAGGTAAAAGTGCTGTCTTTTCTCGATAACTGTTCCACTACCGCGATAGTTGAGAAGATACAGGGCAGCTGA